In Mucilaginibacter boryungensis, a single window of DNA contains:
- the rsmA gene encoding 16S rRNA (adenine(1518)-N(6)/adenine(1519)-N(6))-dimethyltransferase RsmA, whose amino-acid sequence MSLVSAKKHLGQHFLTDKNIAAKIVDSLQYKGRYSRVLEVGPGMGVLSDFLLQKTDLETYLIDIDTESYQYLQKKYPQLGERLINSDFLEMDFSKVSTGPFGIIGNFPYNISSQILFKVLDNRDKVIEVVGMFQKEVAERCAVKPGSKEYGILSVFLQAYYKVEYLFTVKAGVFNPPPKVLSAVIRLTRNETEKLDCDEKLFWQVVKAGFNQRRKTLRNAVSSLINKEKMSDEPMLDLRAERLSVADFVELTNKIVAAR is encoded by the coding sequence ATGTCTCTGGTTAGTGCTAAAAAACATCTTGGTCAACACTTTTTAACCGACAAAAACATTGCTGCAAAAATTGTGGACAGTCTGCAATATAAGGGCAGATATTCGCGTGTGCTGGAAGTTGGCCCCGGAATGGGCGTACTATCCGACTTCCTGTTGCAAAAAACTGACCTGGAAACATACCTGATAGACATTGACACCGAATCGTATCAATATCTGCAAAAAAAATACCCGCAGTTGGGTGAACGGCTCATTAACAGCGACTTTCTTGAGATGGATTTCAGCAAGGTATCAACGGGGCCATTCGGGATAATTGGCAATTTTCCCTACAATATTTCTTCGCAAATACTTTTTAAAGTACTGGATAACCGTGATAAGGTGATAGAGGTTGTGGGGATGTTCCAAAAGGAAGTAGCCGAACGCTGCGCTGTAAAACCTGGGAGTAAAGAATACGGTATACTGAGCGTTTTTTTGCAGGCTTACTATAAGGTTGAATACTTGTTTACAGTGAAAGCCGGTGTATTTAACCCACCGCCAAAGGTGCTTTCGGCAGTAATCCGCTTAACGCGCAATGAAACCGAAAAACTGGATTGCGATGAAAAACTGTTTTGGCAGGTAGTAAAAGCAGGGTTTAACCAGCGCCGTAAAACCTTGCGTAACGCGGTATCATCCCTCATTAATAAAGAAAAAATGAGCGACGAACCTATGCTTGATCTGCGTGCAGAGCGGTTGAGCGTAGCTGATTTTGTGGAATTGACCAATAAAATAGTAGCAGCACGATGA
- a CDS encoding penta-EF hand family protein — MKLFKYQQINAALKQQIANLSGEGFKQIFDRIDQFGIKKGVDKMGLDKYIEQCAIVAATSGAVSGSGGMITMLIGVPVDMVNLITQQFRVTMAVMYHNKGSYNFGFEEFMTMIATSLKVEAGVALTKTVMESVAEKLLLMVGTRTAERLVPIIGGVIGGTTNYIFIKRVAARVKELEAAGQIIAI; from the coding sequence ATGAAACTATTTAAATACCAACAGATAAATGCCGCTTTAAAGCAACAGATTGCCAACCTATCCGGCGAGGGCTTTAAGCAAATATTTGACCGCATAGATCAGTTCGGCATAAAAAAAGGCGTAGATAAAATGGGCCTGGATAAGTACATAGAGCAGTGCGCCATTGTGGCAGCTACATCGGGAGCTGTATCCGGTAGCGGCGGTATGATTACCATGCTTATTGGTGTACCGGTAGATATGGTGAATCTCATTACCCAGCAGTTTCGTGTAACTATGGCAGTGATGTACCATAATAAGGGCAGTTATAATTTCGGCTTTGAAGAGTTTATGACTATGATAGCTACTTCCTTAAAAGTTGAAGCAGGTGTAGCCCTCACTAAAACAGTAATGGAAAGCGTTGCCGAAAAACTGCTGTTAATGGTGGGTACACGTACAGCCGAACGCTTAGTACCGATAATAGGCGGCGTGATAGGCGGCACCACCAATTATATTTTTATTAAACGCGTAGCAGCAAGAGTGAAGGAACTGGAAGCAGCCGGACAGATCATCGCTATTTAA
- a CDS encoding 2-hydroxyacid dehydrogenase, with product MKNNILIVDDIHPIFIEQAEALGYTCNYQPDITPAEALSIISQYTGLLIRSKFQVDKTTLDTATNLRFICRAGAGMDNIDEDYAIKKGIHLLNAPEGNSDAVGEHAIGMLLALMNNFNRADAEIRAGEWKREANRGFELKGKTVGIIGYGHMGRSFARKLSGFEVNVIAYDKYRTGFSDHYAREVSMEEIVKHSDVLSLHIPLTPETKGMVDDEYLFHFKKPIFLLNTARGKVVKTQAVLNAIKQGKILGAGLDVLEVEKFPVLGEQPWFSDLKQNGKILLTPHVAGWTFDSYRKLSEVLAQKLAALKLLP from the coding sequence TTGAAAAATAATATCCTTATTGTCGACGATATACACCCCATTTTTATTGAACAGGCCGAGGCGCTGGGTTATACCTGCAATTACCAGCCCGATATTACACCCGCTGAAGCATTAAGTATTATTTCTCAGTATACAGGGCTGCTTATCCGTTCAAAGTTCCAGGTTGATAAAACAACGCTGGATACAGCTACTAACCTGCGCTTCATTTGCCGTGCCGGAGCGGGGATGGATAATATCGACGAGGATTATGCCATCAAAAAAGGGATTCATTTGCTCAATGCTCCCGAAGGTAATTCGGATGCGGTTGGCGAACATGCTATAGGGATGCTGCTGGCGCTGATGAACAATTTTAACCGCGCCGATGCTGAAATACGCGCCGGCGAGTGGAAGCGGGAAGCCAACAGGGGGTTCGAATTAAAAGGCAAAACCGTGGGCATTATTGGTTATGGCCACATGGGTCGAAGTTTTGCCCGTAAATTAAGTGGTTTCGAAGTGAACGTAATTGCTTACGATAAATATCGCACCGGTTTTAGCGACCATTATGCCAGGGAGGTTAGTATGGAGGAAATTGTAAAGCATAGTGATGTATTAAGCTTACATATCCCGCTCACACCCGAAACAAAAGGGATGGTTGACGATGAATACTTATTTCATTTTAAAAAGCCGATATTTTTGCTGAACACCGCGCGGGGCAAAGTAGTAAAAACACAAGCCGTACTTAACGCAATTAAACAGGGCAAAATATTGGGCGCGGGACTTGATGTGCTGGAGGTAGAAAAATTCCCGGTGCTTGGCGAGCAGCCTTGGTTTAGCGATTTAAAACAAAATGGTAAGATATTATTAACCCCGCACGTAGCAGGCTGGACATTCGATTCGTACCGGAAACTAAGCGAAGTGTTGGCGCAAAAGCTGGCGGCGCTTAAGCTTCTTCCCTAA
- the greA gene encoding transcription elongation factor GreA, which yields MAEVTYYTKEGLEKLKEELQYLKTEGRSQIAKAIAEARDKGDLSENAEYDAAKEAQGLHETKIAKLSEVLSSARLLDESKLDTSKVLALSIVKIKNIKNGATMSYQLVSETEADLKAGKISVASPIAKGLLGKSVGDKTEIQVPAGKMEFEILEISR from the coding sequence ATGGCAGAAGTAACCTATTACACCAAAGAGGGTTTAGAAAAATTAAAAGAAGAATTACAGTATTTAAAAACAGAAGGCCGTTCGCAAATTGCTAAAGCCATTGCCGAGGCGCGTGATAAAGGCGACCTTTCTGAAAATGCTGAATATGATGCAGCCAAAGAAGCACAAGGCCTGCACGAAACCAAAATTGCTAAACTAAGCGAGGTATTATCCAGCGCCCGTTTACTGGATGAATCTAAACTGGATACCTCAAAAGTACTGGCTTTGTCTATTGTAAAAATAAAGAACATAAAAAACGGCGCCACGATGAGCTATCAACTGGTATCAGAAACGGAAGCCGACCTTAAAGCCGGTAAAATATCGGTAGCATCGCCCATAGCCAAAGGGCTGCTGGGTAAATCTGTAGGCGATAAAACCGAGATACAGGTGCCCGCCGGTAAAATGGAATTTGAGATACTGGAAATTTCGCGCTAA
- a CDS encoding HIT family protein: MPSIFSKIVAGDIPAYKVAESNDFLAFLDISPLTEGHLLVIPKMEVDYLFDLDDETYAGLQLFAKIVAIGLKKAIPCERIGVVVMGLEVPHAHIHLIPMNEANDINFTNPKLKFTAEQFEATLEKIKEALREEREEE; encoded by the coding sequence ATGCCAAGCATCTTTTCAAAAATAGTAGCCGGTGATATACCCGCCTATAAAGTAGCCGAAAGCAACGATTTTCTGGCTTTCCTGGATATTAGTCCGCTTACTGAAGGCCATTTGTTGGTGATCCCCAAAATGGAAGTGGATTATTTATTCGACCTGGATGACGAAACTTATGCGGGCTTGCAATTATTTGCCAAAATAGTAGCTATTGGCTTAAAAAAAGCCATCCCTTGCGAGCGTATTGGCGTAGTAGTAATGGGCCTCGAGGTACCGCATGCGCACATCCATTTGATACCCATGAACGAGGCTAACGATATTAATTTCACAAATCCTAAGTTGAAATTTACTGCTGAACAATTTGAGGCTACACTGGAAAAGATAAAAGAAGCATTGAGGGAAGAACGGGAAGAAGAGTAA
- the ruvC gene encoding crossover junction endodeoxyribonuclease RuvC, whose amino-acid sequence MQQPDKKERIILGIDPGTAVMGYGLVKEVGSKLELISLGVVKMANLDDHNLKLQRIFEKTVALIDNYKPDCLAIEAPFYGKNIQVMLKLGRAQGVAIAAALSRSLVICEYAPRKIKQSITGNGNATKEQVAAMLKTLLKFEESPEFLDATDGLAVAVCHSFQRITTGRGNKISYSGWEAFVKDNTQRVASPLKIKK is encoded by the coding sequence ATGCAGCAACCCGATAAAAAAGAGCGGATAATTTTAGGGATAGACCCCGGCACAGCGGTGATGGGTTACGGATTGGTGAAGGAAGTTGGGTCTAAACTGGAGTTGATTAGCCTTGGGGTAGTAAAAATGGCTAACCTTGACGATCACAACTTAAAACTGCAGCGCATTTTCGAAAAAACAGTAGCCCTAATTGATAACTACAAACCCGATTGTTTGGCTATTGAGGCTCCGTTTTACGGCAAAAACATTCAGGTGATGCTTAAGCTGGGCCGGGCGCAAGGAGTGGCTATTGCCGCTGCCTTATCGCGTAGTTTAGTTATATGCGAATATGCCCCGCGTAAAATAAAGCAATCCATCACCGGTAATGGTAATGCTACCAAGGAGCAGGTTGCCGCCATGCTTAAAACATTATTAAAATTTGAAGAAAGCCCCGAGTTTTTAGATGCCACCGACGGGCTGGCCGTAGCCGTTTGCCACAGCTTTCAGCGTATTACTACCGGGCGTGGCAATAAAATATCTTATTCGGGTTGGGAAGCCTTTGTAAAGGACAATACCCAGCGTGTAGCCTCGCCGTTGAAGATTAAGAAGTAA
- the aat gene encoding leucyl/phenylalanyl-tRNA--protein transferase: MIFRLDERLLFPAPQLAEEDGLLAIGGDLSPARLLLAYQNGIFPWYSDDTPILWYSPHQRFVLYPQRLKISRSMRQVLRSGKFSVTFDTAFEDVIQACSTVYREDQDGTWITNDMITAYTGLHRLGHAHSVEVWEHNELVGGLYGVQVGRVFCGESMFSKTSNASKAALIALCQTNRYDLIDCQVYTAHLESLGAEMISREEYMEALF; this comes from the coding sequence ATGATATTCAGGCTTGATGAACGTTTACTGTTTCCCGCCCCTCAACTGGCTGAAGAAGACGGCCTGCTGGCTATAGGCGGCGACTTATCGCCAGCGCGTCTGTTGTTGGCTTATCAAAACGGCATATTCCCCTGGTATAGTGATGATACCCCTATTTTGTGGTATTCGCCGCATCAGCGATTTGTGCTTTATCCCCAAAGGCTGAAGATATCCCGAAGCATGCGGCAGGTGCTGCGGTCGGGCAAATTCAGTGTAACATTTGATACCGCCTTTGAAGATGTGATACAAGCTTGTTCTACTGTTTATCGTGAGGATCAGGACGGTACCTGGATAACCAACGATATGATAACCGCTTATACCGGATTGCACCGCCTTGGCCATGCGCATTCGGTTGAGGTTTGGGAGCATAATGAATTGGTTGGCGGCCTATATGGCGTTCAGGTTGGCCGGGTATTTTGTGGAGAAAGCATGTTTAGTAAAACAAGTAATGCCTCGAAAGCGGCATTGATCGCCCTTTGCCAAACCAACAGGTATGATTTGATAGATTGCCAGGTGTATACCGCGCACCTGGAATCGTTAGGCGCTGAAATGATAAGCAGGGAAGAATATATGGAGGCCTTGTTTTAA